The nucleotide sequence ggtctagaactcctgagctcaagtgatctgcccacctcggcctcccaacgtgctgggattacacatgtgagccaccatgcctggtcacaACAACCTTGTTCTGTACCTAGCCCGCCTCCAGCATGACCCTATGAAACTTCccttcagcctctgcctctttgcagacagccccttctctgctgtaCTGCCCATTGCAACCTTGCAATGTTATTTTCATACTTTcgctaataaatctgcctttctctacctacaactgtcttggtaaattccttTACCACCTGCGACACTAGCCCCAGCTAGTCACACCCACAacactgggctcaggtgattctcctacctcagcctcccaggcagctggtactacagacatgtgccaccatgcccagataattttttgtactttttatagagatagggtttcgccatgttgcccaggctggtcttgaactcctgggctcaagtgatccgcctgcctcagcctcccaaagcgttgggattacaggcgtgagccactgcacctggcctgaaactgtattttaaaatttcatgacaGTATGGAATCAATTGTGTTCCAGATTTAACACAGAGTATGATATTATTTTAGATTCGTAACTTCCAGATGCCTCAGCTAAATAGCAAAGACTGCTATATAAAGATAAGTTTGTATCCTAAGTTAGCCTGGAACACCTATATAAAACACCTAGTTGAGAAAAATAACAGGAGAGCATTTCAAAGATATACAGTTTCTCAATCATTAATAATaggttttatacttttttttttgtggggatggactcttgctctgtcacccaggctagagtgtggtggtgcaatctcagctcatggcaacctctgcctcctgggttcaaacaattctcctgtatGAGCCtaacgagtagctgggattacagggacacgccaccacacccagctaatttttgtatttttagtagagacagggtctcaccatgttggctagactggtctcgaactcctaacctcaggtgatctgcccgccttggcctcccaaagtgctggaattacaggcatgagccaccgtgcctggccggttatatactttcttgtttgttttgttttgttttaaaagcctGGAGTTTAAATctctaaagttttatattttgatttcatAGTTTCTGTTCCTTTGAAGAGTTTCTGAGTCACTGAGTTGTTTTGGCATTATGCTTTCTGTTACTTTCGAGAAATGCTACAAGAGTTGCCAAAAACCTACTGATGATCACAGGGCTGTCATTTCAGAGATTAATAAATCATCATTATCACTACTCCATAGGgagatattattatccccatcttatAAGTGAGGAAAAAGCAACTTAGAGAAATTACCCAAGGTCACGCATGTAATAACTCGTGAAGCCAGTATTTGAATCTGTGGCTCTTTCACACCAAAGTCAACTGAATTCTATGATTCCATgtgggggggtggtggtggtggtatggGTTGTTTGtatgtaggtatatatgtatgtattttatttattgagacagggtcttgctctgtcatgcaggttggagtgcagtggcgtgatagtagctcactgtggccttgaactcctgggcttaagggatcccttctgcctcagcctcctgaatagctgggactccaaatgtgcaccaccatgcccagctaattttgtaaaagaattttttgtagagacagagtctattATGTagccctggcctcaagtgatcctcctgcctcaatctcccacactgctgggataacaggcatgagtcactgtgcccgtcTCACATGGACTGTTTAACTTACTTGCCACACACATCCTCAATACATACTTGTTCAatttaataatagaaatgaagacactgggccgggcgctgtggctcacgcctgtaatcccagcactttgggaggccgagatgggcggatcacgaggtcaggagatcgagaccatcctggctaacacggtgaaaccccgtctctactaaaaatacaaaaaaattagccgggcatagtggcagacccctgtagtcccaactactcaggaggctgaggcaggagaatggcgtgaacctgggaggtggagcttgcagtgagccgagatcgcgccactgcactccagcctgggcgactgagcgagactccatctcaaaaaaaaaaaaaaaaaaaaaagaaatgaagacactGAAGTTAGTCATTCAGAGGTATGGGCATAACAATAACAGTTAATAATTAACCTTAGGTGACTGACATGCTAGGCACTGCTCTAAGCaactttatcttatttaatccttatacaATCTCATGAGATAGATATACTAAACattcccactttacaaatgagaaactgaggcacaaggttaagtaacttgacaAAGATAATAGTACAGCTATTAAGTGGTGGAATacagatttgaactcaggcattTTGGCTCCAAATTCTAAACCACTATGATAGACTGccctttattaaaattttagaatcaaaaaAGGACTTCATCAAATTTTATAGCCAATATCTCTTTCTATGCAAGAGAACACTgtgaacaagaaaaatgaaataacatgccTTGAGGTCTCTCAGCTTTTATTGGCAGGGCTAACTAGAAGCCACCTATCCCAAGTTTTGAAGATTTATCTTGtagtttttcatttaaatagGCCATCTAGCCTAAATGAGCTAAATCTAGCATTGTGCTAGCTTTCATTTGGCATTTTGGAAAGGAGAGCAAGGACTGTCTTTATATTACACCCCTGATTAGCACTCCAAAAGCACACCACACAGTGAGAGTTgactaaatatttatcaaataagcGTCAGATAACGACAGAGCTAGAACTAAAAACCAAAGCCAAGCCTACAGTTGTCTGAGTTAATCATGTGCCTTGTTTCCTCAATACTAAAACAAATGCTTTAAAATGAAGTTATTCAAACCTGAATTTTTCTTGACACGTGGACTATATCCATACTTCTGGAAATGCTCTCTTATTTTCATAATATCcattgaatttttttccattagtACTTTTGTTGCCTTTATGAAATCAATGCCTTCTTGATTTTCCAATCTTGCTTTATCAAGAAGAATATTAACATCATCCTTTTATGAATAAAGaaagtacattttaatttctctaacTTCTGACTAAATTTAGGATAAAAAAATTACTCgccacagaaaaataataaatcaatattgTAGGAGTGATACCTTTAGAGTCTGAACTTCTGAATGAAGGTCATATAAAATTCTCATTGGATAATCTTCAAAGTCTTCAATatgaatattgaaagaaaaaaagtccaaTAAATgtaaggaaaaggaggaaaaaaaagaatatttagtaTACAATCATGTACattataatgacattttggtcaatgacagatcACATATGACAGTGGTACCATAagataataccatattttttactgtaccttttttatgtttagatacacaaatacttaccataaTGTTACAGTTGCTTACAGTATTCAATGCAGTtgcatgctatacaggtttgtggCCTAGGAGCGATAGGCTACACATATAGCCTAGATATGGAGTAGGTCTTATCATCTACGTTTGTGTTACATATGCTCTATGATGTTCGCACAATAACAAAATTGCCTAACGTTGCTCAGAATATATCCCCATTAAGTAACATGACTGTATAACATACATACTGAGAAACATACAAATCCTAAGTATATAGTTTAATGAACTTTATAAAATGAGCATACCTGCACAACTGGCCCTCAGCTCAAGAAACAGAAGGATAAACAGAGCCTTAGTAGAACTCTAGAAGCCCTCTTATAGTCTCTCCCTTCCCCCCAAGGGTAAACTTtagcctgatttctttttctttttttgagatggagtttcgctcttgttgcccaggctggagtgcaatggtgcgatcttggctcactgcaaccttcacctcctggattcaagcgattctcctgcctcagtctcccaagtagctgggactacaggtgtgcgccaccacgtctggctagttttatatttttaatagagacgggggtttcaccatgttggtgaggctggtcttgaactcctgacctcaagtgatccacccacctcggcctccaaagtgttgggattataggtgtgagccaccgcacccggccaccttACCCTGATTTCTAACACCATGAAGCAGTTTTGTCACTTATGAACTTGATTTAATGGACTCATAcaatatgtactcttttgtgactggtttctttcactcaactGTTACATTCTTCCACGTTCATAATCTAATCCATGTTCATTACTGTGTAGTATTTCCACTGCGTGAtaccaaatttatttattctattgttGAAACACTTTGGATTGTGCCTAGTTTGGAACTATTATGAATACTCTTGCTTTGAACTTCCTAGAACATGTCTTTGGTACCAATGTATTCATATTTCTGTATGTTAAGAGACTTAGAAAAAGTGCTGGATTATATGTTATGCATATGCTCAACTTCAGTAAATACTGCTAGTTTTCCAACATGATTTTTACAGTtcgcactcccaccagcagtgcataagAAGTGCATTTGTTcctgctcgtcatcactggccatcagagaaatgcaaatcaaaaccacaatgagataccatctcacatcagtttgaatggcaatcattaaaaagtcaggaaacaacaggtgctggagaggatgtggagaaataggaacacttttacactgttggtaggagtgtaaactagttcaaccattgtggaagacagtgtggcaattcctcaaggatctagaactaaaaataccatgtcacccagccatcccatcactgggtatatacccaaaggattataaatcatgctgctataaagacatatgcacacttatgtttattgccgcactattcacaatagcaaagacttggaaccaacccaaatgtctatcaatgatagactggattaagaaaatgtggcacatatacaccacgtgcagccataaaaaaggatgagttcatgtcctatgtagggacatggatgaatctggaaaccatcattctcagcaaactatcgcgaggacaaaaaaccaaacaccgcatgttctcaatcataggtgggaattgaacaatgagaacacttggacacaggaaggggaacatcacacaccggggcctgtcatggggtgggggaaggggggagggatagcattaggagatatacctaatgtaaatgacaagataatgggtgcagcacaccaacatggcgcatgtatacatacgtaagaaatctgcacattgtgcacatgtaccctagaacttaaaagtataataataattttaaaaaatgaaaaaaaaagtgcgTACtgctccaacaacaacaacaacaacaaaaagaagtgcATTTGTTCCACATCTTTCCAAACACTtggtaattttctctttttcgtTTTAGCTATCCTGCTGGGTATGCAACTGTACTACATTgagatttaatttgcatttccttgatgactaatGAAATTGATGTCTTTTCACATTCCTAATGGCCatctgaagataatttttttttttctgagatggagtctcactctgtcgctcaggctggagtgcagtggcgcgatctcgggtcactgcaacctctgcctccagggttcaagcgattctcccacctcagcctccgagtagctgggattacaggcgcccgctactatgtccagctaatttttttttgtatttttagtagagacgaggtttcaccacgttggccaggctggtcttgaactcctgacctcgggcgatccacccatctcggcctcccaaaatgctgggattacaggcttgtgccaccgtgcacggccaaatttttttttttttttttttttgagacgaagtcttgctctgttgccgaggctgaagtgcagtggccgatctcggctcactgcaaattccgtctcccgggttcacgccattctcctaccttagcctcccgagtagctggggctacctgcgcccgccaccacgcccagctaattttttgtatttttagtagagacagggtttcaccgtgttagccaggatggtctcgatctcctgaccttgtgatccgcccgcctcagcctcccaaactgctgggattactggcgtgagccaccgcgcccggcagaaaTAGATATTTTCAAGTGACTGGAGATCATTCATTATATAATTAAAGTAAAAGTAGTCTGCAGGGTGTAATATTTTAAAGCACATTACAATTATGACATTTATGAAATAATTCCAAATTCTGAACTACTttttcaacaattaaaaaaatctctaataaaaagggaaatggtgaattttgctttatttatataaacatatttttttaaacccCAGCACTGTTGAGTACTAGTGTTTGTGTTGGTAACATGGTTTAGCGGGAAAAACACAGAGGTTTACTGCAACTGTGGACCACCTGAGTGAGAAAAAAGTCACTATATGTGTAAAGTATTGTGTAAAGAACAACGTTAAATAGCCTGATTCTAAGAGAAACTGTTTAGATTTACATGGTATTTTATTGACAAGCACACATATTGTATGTGACGAAAGCATATCACGTATAAATTAGTATATGCATTATGAGCTCAATCTGTTAACTTAGGTTCTTTATTAAGTGCTGCTGTCTCTGTTCATAACATAATAGTGCTACTTTCATTATCTCAAGAGAGCCTTGGGTTCTACATGGGTCTAAAACGGACAGGCGACAAGGGTTCCTAGGAATAAACCATAAACAGGCCCGGGAGCTACGCTAACGCCAAACGCCGAGCATTGAGACGCGCAGCACCCGCCCTGCGCCTGGGTGGCAGCCGTCCACGCCGTCAGTGCCTGGCGGTTCCCGTGGGACATACCGTCCACTCGCCACGCCCCTCCGTCCGCGGCGCACCCCACGCACCGTGCCCGGGCCGCCCGCCTCACGCACCGCTTTCCTCTCCGTCCAGCGCTCGCTGCAGCCGGGCCGTCTCGCAGTCCAGCGTGCTGGCCAGAGACCGCAGCTTCCCGCAGAAGCTCCGGATAGGGTCCATGCTGAGCACAGCGGGGAAGGACTCCAGGTGTACGCGGACCCCACCGCTCAGCTCACAGCCTCCCGCCACTAGTTTGAATCTCTCGGCGCCGGACGCGTCCTCGGCTCTGCGCAGGCGCGGTCCTCTCTCGCGAGAGCCGAAGTCTCTCGCCGAGGCCCCAGGAGACCTCGCGAGACGAGTGCGTTTACGCCACAGCGTTTGCCGGCGGCCGCGGACGCGCGGAGTGTTGAGCAGTGCGGCTGGTGAGTAGGTGTGCGAATTCGGTTCTCTAGGAAGCTCCTTCTTCGCCTGCTGGCCTTAGCTGGGCTCCCCGCTTCTCTGGAGGGGAGGCGGTGGGGAACTCCCGTAGGCGTGAGCTGGAGCGCGCGCCCGTTGCTCTCTCCAGGTCTGGCCGCGCCAGTTCGTGTCCGCAAAGCCCGTCCCTCTCTTCCGCAGGCACCATGTTCCTGACTGCGCTCCTCTGCCGCGGCCGCATTCCCGGCCGTCAGTGGATCGGGAAGCACCGGCGGCCGCGGTTCGTGTCGTTGCGCGCCAAGCAGAACATGATCCGCCGCCTAGAGATCGAGGCGGAGAACCATTACTGGCTGAGCATGCCCTACATGACCCGGGAGCAGGAGCGCGGCCACGCCGCGGTGCGCAGGAGGGAGGCCTTCGAGGCCATAAAGGTGGCCGCCACTTCCAAGTTCCCCCCGCATAGATTCATTGCGGACCAGCTCGACCATCTCAATGTCACCAAGAAATGGTCCTAATCCTGAGTCGTCACCCTTGGATTTTATGGATCACGGGGCTGCCCATCTTTACCTGGTCCTGGAACTGAAAAACTGTAGCGTCTGTGAAAATGAGCCTTCGGACCAGtctttattaaaacaaacaaacatgagtAGTCTGCATATAGAATATCTAGGGCTCTAAACCCCCCAATACTTAAAAGTCTAATTGCCTCCAATACTTAAAAGTCTAATTGCTGTCCTGTCGTTTCATTAGTCTGATAGGAAGATAGGGATTTCCTCAGTCACAGATGGTATTTTGAAGGAAAGCTGCAATAAAGCCACAATGATTTGAGGTCTTTGCTTAAGTGTGAGATACTTGATGGGGGCTTTATCATGCAACATTAGTTTGCTTATCTTAAGAATTGCccagaataaaaggaaatatgaGCTTTTCAGTTAAACATACTACTAAAAACATTTTCCGGGATTTTACTACTAAAATTGGACATTTAAGTGAAGTAAAagaggccgggtacggtggctcacgcctgtaatcccaacgctttgggaggccaaggcgggaggatcacttgaggtcaggagttcaagaccaccctggccaaggtgataaaacccatctctactaatacaaaaaaaattagctgggcatgttggtgcaggcttgcaatcccagctacttgggacgctgaggtgggaggatcgcctgaacctcagaggcagaggttgcaatgaagcggaggttgcagtgagccgagagcatgccgctgcactccagcctgggagactgcatctcaaaaaagaaaaataaacgaAGTAAAAGATACTTATCAGAACTGTTACAGGAAGGTGTATTTTTTAGCTATTTTGGCAGGGTGCTGTAGTGcttgcatgtagtcccagctattcaggaatattgcttgagtccagcttgggcaacatagtgagaccctatctaaaataataataatatatggccaggcggggtggctcaagcctgtaatcccagcactttgggaggctgaggcgggcagatcacttgaggccagaagttcaagaccagcccaaccaacatggtgagaccctgtctttactgaaaacacacaaaattagccgggtacggTGGTGAGgcatgtgatcccagctactcaggaggctgaggcaggagaatcgcttgcacccaggaggtggaggctgcagtaagtcgagattgggtcactgcattccagcctgggcgacagaaaaaatttaggtggggaaaaaaatcagaattgcGTCTCTGGGAACAAGAATAAAGGAGAAACCAGGATTGACTGGGAAGACACACAAAGAACTTTGTCGAAGTTGTATGGCTGAGGCCCACACGGTGGCTCACTtgtgtaatcccatcactttggtaGGCTTAGGCAGaaggatgacctgaggtcaggagttccagaccagcctggccaacatggcgaaaccccatctctactaaaaatacaaaaattagccaggtgtggtggcttacgcctctaatcccagcactttgggaggccaaggtgggcggatcacaaggtcaggagtttgagaccagcctggccaatatggtgaaaccctgtctctactaaaaatataaaaattagcaaaaaaaatttagccaggcttggtcgtgcatgcctgtaatcctagctactggggaggctgaggaaggagaattgcttgaacccaggtggtggaggttgcagtgaaccgagatcgtgccgctgctctccagcctgcatgatgggagtgagacaccatctcaaaaaatatataatataaataaaaatatcttttttgaaaataatatataatttaccaGTTGAAGATGTTCGCTttctgaatataataaaaataataagaaacttTGTGTTTCTAAATACATACTGTATATAGCAGTGTAATACAGCACCGTGTACAATATGCATTTGGTGACACAGTATACAGCACTCTATACGGTTGGAACTATTTTATGTTTGAGGAAACATTTAAGAAACTGTCCAGAGTTACAGCCAGTGATGAGATGGACTTGAGATTGAATTGCTGTATAATACAGAAATCTTGGTTGAGTAcggtcaacaataatttattgtacatttaaaaatagctgaggccgggtgcagtggctcacgcctgtaatcccagcactttgggaggcctacgcaggcggatcatgaggtcaggagatcgagaccatcctggccaatatggtgaaaccccatctctactaaaaaatagaaaaattagctgggcatggtggcacatgcctttaattccagctactctggaggctgaggcaggaggagaatcacttgaaccagggagtcggagattgcagtgagctgagattgtgccactgcactccagcctggtgacagagcaagactccatctcaaaaaaataaaaataaatagctgaaaGATGGCCTGGCGCACTGGCtaacgcctgcaatcccagcactttgggaagcctgagttggagaccagcttgggcaacatagtgagaactctctacaaaaaatcaaaaaattagccaggcccatggtgtgcacctgtagtcctagctgcttgggagacaggcagaaggatggcttgagctggggaggttgaggctgcagtgagctgtggttgtgccacgacactccagcctgggccacagaggagtaccctgtctcaagaaaaaaatagctaaaatactacaattggattgtttgtaacacaaagaaaggataaatgcttgcaGCAATGGATTAacccccaccaaaaaagaaaTCTTGTGGACtgttaaatatatagaaaaaaaattcaatcccATTATTCACTGAGATATTTTCCATTAACGAgataatcttcatttttttttttcttttagtctccTTACACATacgctttttgaaaatatattgagatattgagcccaggagcttgaggctgcagtgagctatgattgtgccactacattcctgGCTGGGGAACAGAAcaatgtctcaattttttttttttttttttttttttttgctgtgtgtggtggctcagcctgaaaccccagcacttcgggaggctgaggtaggaggattgcttggtgccaagagtgtgagaccagcctgggcgacatagtgagaccctatctctaaaatgaaATGAATCAAATATGTATTGAGATAGATAAATAGAATTTAGAGCCGAAAGCTGTAACTGTAACATTTAAATATCGTGATAACAAAGGGCTTTCCAGAAAGGTAGTGCAAAATTTCAAGACTAATGTATGAGAGTGGCAGTCTTATTTGCGAGCATTAAATGTTTTTCCTCATTAAcaaaaattactatattttgttagatgattcactttttttttttttttttttgagacagggtcttgctctgttgctcaggctggattgcagtggtgccatcttgcctcactgcagcctcaacctccatgctcaattgatttttgtatgtttttgtagagacaaggtttcgccatgttgcccaggctggtctccaattcctgggctcaagccatccgcctgccttggcctcccaaggtgctgggattacaggcatgagccaccatgcccagctcccatTCACATTTTAATATCTGCAATTTGTATAGGCTATGGTGAAGAcacattgttgttttttttttttttttttttttttgagatcgagtctcgctgtgtcgcccgggctggagtgcagtggcgccatcatgtgCCCAGCTGACacattgggtttttaaaaatgattattcatgctgggcacaatggctcacacctgttatcccagcacttagggaagccgaaccaggtggatcacctgaggtcaggcgtttgagaccagcctggccaacatggcgaaaccctggctctactaaaaatacaaaaattagctgggcatggtggcgtgcgcctctagtcccagttactctgaaggctgaggcctgagaatttcttgaacctgggagatggaggttgcagtgagcagagattgagccattgcgctccagcctgggtgacagcaagactcaaaaaaaaaaaaaaaaaaaaaattattcgttGTCTTTTAACAAAGTGCCTGAAGTGTAATAGGCGTTTCACAGTTGCTTAACCAAGTTAACTATTTTATTAATGTGTCATATACTTGTTAGtatataaatacttgttgaattctTTTCATTGCTCACAGAAATGTCTCTGCTGCATATGGGCAATTTAATATCTCTGAACAGGCaaggtggctcgcgcctgtattcccagcatttcgagagaccgaggcagatggataacttgaggccaggagttcgagtccaacctgaccaacatggtgaaaccccatgtctactaaaagtagaaaagttagccaggtgtggtggtgcacacctgtagtcccagctactcaggaagctgaggcaggagaattgcttgaacccgggaggtgaaggttgcagtgagacaagattgtgccattgcactccagcctaggtgacagagcgagacactgtttaaaaaaataaataaattaataaatgattataataatatcTCTGAACTTTTCATACCTGGAAATAGTGGCTGCTGATACTGTTGAGGAGAAAGGTGGAGAAAGATGCCAGGGGGACCTGCTTAAGCATTGCTACTACTATTGCTCTAATCTATGTATGAGTCAGAAACCTTTGAATTTGGAATTTGTAAAACGGTAATGGTTAACTTGAATCTCAGAGGACATTTGAGAAGCAAAAGGATGCCAAAATAAAACTGTGAGTATGAAGAAATTGAAGGCAACAAATGAGAAGATAGGCATTGTAATGTACAATTGTctttaagttttaaaacaatcttgtaAAATAGATATCCCCACACTACACAtgtgaaactgaagctcagaaatgtCAGCAACATTCCCATAAACAGTGAATGTATAATGTAGGACTAGGCTTACTAAAGACCTTACTCATTTTAACAGCACACTAGgtgctacaaataaaatacagcCATTGGCCAAGGCAATGTTGTAGAaacatgtaactttttttttttcttttttttttgagacagagtcttgctctgtcacccaggctggagtgcagtggtgtggtcttggctcactgcaacctccgcctcttggattcacaccattctgttgcctcagcctcccgagtagctggaactacaggcgccagccaccacgcccggctaattttttgtatttttagtagagacagggtttcaccgtgttagccaggatggtcttgatctcctgacctcgtgatctgcccgccttggcctcccaaagtgctgcgattacaggcatgagccactgcgcccggccttgaaaCATCTAactttt is from Pongo abelii isolate AG06213 chromosome 14, NHGRI_mPonAbe1-v2.0_pri, whole genome shotgun sequence and encodes:
- the MRPL57 gene encoding large ribosomal subunit protein mL63 isoform X1, giving the protein MLSTAGKDSRCTRTPPLSSQPPATSLNLSAPDASSALRRRGPLSREPKSLAEAPGDLARRVRLRHSVCRRPRTRGVLSSAAGTMFLTALLCRGRIPGRQWIGKHRRPRFVSLRAKQNMIRRLEIEAENHYWLSMPYMTREQERGHAAVRRREAFEAIKVAATSKFPPHRFIADQLDHLNVTKKWS
- the MRPL57 gene encoding large ribosomal subunit protein mL63 isoform X2, producing MFLTALLCRGRIPGRQWIGKHRRPRFVSLRAKQNMIRRLEIEAENHYWLSMPYMTREQERGHAAVRRREAFEAIKVAATSKFPPHRFIADQLDHLNVTKKWS